Proteins encoded by one window of Brienomyrus brachyistius isolate T26 chromosome 1, BBRACH_0.4, whole genome shotgun sequence:
- the LOC125748699 gene encoding STARD3 N-terminal-like protein isoform X1, whose product MEGALNNSQERRSTLVDFGSINTVPYSTHTDTNEATANRGISDVRRTFCLFVTFDLLFITLLWIIELNANGGIKDQLTKEVIHYDFHTSFFDIFVLAIFRFSVLTLAYALCRLRHWWAVAITTLITSAFLITKVIITELLSQGAFGYLIPITSFILAWIETWFLDFKVLPKEAENNNRLLPAGGVTERTPLIHSGTFSEGQFYSPPESIADSDQAAEEAEGEPVQEKPVN is encoded by the exons ATGGAAGGAGCTCTGAACAACAGCCAGGAACGGAGGTCCACTCTTGTAGACTTTGGGTCCATCAACACTGTACCATACTCGACCCACACTGACACCAATGAGGCCACTGCGAACAGGGGTATCTCTGATGTACGGAGGACCTTCTGCCTCTTCGTCACTTTTGACCTGCTCTTCATCACCCTGCTGTGGATCATAGAGCTTAAT GCCAATGGAGGGATCAAggatcagctgaccaaagaagTCATTCATTATGATTTCCATACGTCATTCTTTGACATATTT gttctGGCCATCTTTCGGTTCTCGGTCCTCACCCTGGCCTATGCGCTCTGTAGGCTGCGGCACTGGTGGGCCGTGGCG ataacAACATTAATCACCTCTGCCTTCTTGATAACAAAAGTCATAATCACTGAG CTTCTTTCTCAGGGGGCTTTTGGCTACCTGATTCCCATCACTTCCTTCATCCTGGCCTGGATTGAGACCTGGTTCTTGGACTTCAAAGTTCTTCCAAAGGAAGCTGAGAACAACAACC GGCTGCTGCCGGCTGGGGGTGTCACTGAGAGAACCCCCCTCATCCACTCTGGAACTTTCTCAGAAGGCCAGTTTTACTCACCTCCAGAGTCTATAGCAG ATTCTGATCAAGCAGCTGAAGAAGCAGAAGGAGAACCTGTCCAAGAGAAGCCTGTAAATTAG
- the LOC125748699 gene encoding STARD3 N-terminal-like protein isoform X2 translates to MEGALNNSQERRSTLVDFGSINTVPYSTHTDTNEATANRGISDVRRTFCLFVTFDLLFITLLWIIELNANGGIKDQLTKEVIHYDFHTSFFDIFVLAIFRFSVLTLAYALCRLRHWWAVALLSQGAFGYLIPITSFILAWIETWFLDFKVLPKEAENNNRLLPAGGVTERTPLIHSGTFSEGQFYSPPESIADSDQAAEEAEGEPVQEKPVN, encoded by the exons ATGGAAGGAGCTCTGAACAACAGCCAGGAACGGAGGTCCACTCTTGTAGACTTTGGGTCCATCAACACTGTACCATACTCGACCCACACTGACACCAATGAGGCCACTGCGAACAGGGGTATCTCTGATGTACGGAGGACCTTCTGCCTCTTCGTCACTTTTGACCTGCTCTTCATCACCCTGCTGTGGATCATAGAGCTTAAT GCCAATGGAGGGATCAAggatcagctgaccaaagaagTCATTCATTATGATTTCCATACGTCATTCTTTGACATATTT gttctGGCCATCTTTCGGTTCTCGGTCCTCACCCTGGCCTATGCGCTCTGTAGGCTGCGGCACTGGTGGGCCGTGGCG CTTCTTTCTCAGGGGGCTTTTGGCTACCTGATTCCCATCACTTCCTTCATCCTGGCCTGGATTGAGACCTGGTTCTTGGACTTCAAAGTTCTTCCAAAGGAAGCTGAGAACAACAACC GGCTGCTGCCGGCTGGGGGTGTCACTGAGAGAACCCCCCTCATCCACTCTGGAACTTTCTCAGAAGGCCAGTTTTACTCACCTCCAGAGTCTATAGCAG ATTCTGATCAAGCAGCTGAAGAAGCAGAAGGAGAACCTGTCCAAGAGAAGCCTGTAAATTAG